A genomic window from Streptomyces broussonetiae includes:
- a CDS encoding DUF3105 domain-containing protein codes for MGSAKNNTAARKARIEEMRRAERARERRNRALTIAASVVVVAGLVAGGVVLVNSQSGKKSNSADDGKNSGDSGHFAAGKDGVMTWTGKLARTHVTTRVSYPMHPPVGGNHNPVWATCDGTVYTKPLQDENAVHSLEHGAVWVTYTSKAGKADVDALAAKVKKTPYSLMSPYENQAAPLILSAWGHQVTVKSASDPEVNKFFAAYVQGPQTPEPGAACTNGAM; via the coding sequence ATGGGTTCCGCCAAGAACAACACCGCGGCACGCAAGGCGCGCATAGAGGAGATGCGACGCGCCGAGCGCGCACGCGAGCGCCGCAACCGCGCGCTCACCATCGCCGCCAGCGTGGTGGTCGTCGCCGGGCTCGTGGCCGGTGGCGTGGTCCTCGTGAACTCCCAGTCGGGCAAGAAGTCGAACAGCGCCGACGACGGGAAGAACTCGGGCGACTCCGGGCACTTCGCCGCGGGCAAGGACGGGGTGATGACCTGGACCGGCAAGCTGGCGCGCACGCACGTGACGACCAGGGTGTCGTACCCGATGCACCCGCCGGTCGGCGGCAACCACAACCCGGTCTGGGCGACCTGTGACGGCACCGTCTACACCAAGCCGCTGCAGGACGAGAACGCCGTGCACTCGCTCGAGCACGGCGCCGTCTGGGTGACGTACACGAGCAAGGCGGGCAAGGCGGACGTCGACGCGCTCGCGGCCAAGGTCAAGAAGACGCCGTACTCGCTGATGAGTCCGTACGAGAACCAGGCGGCCCCGCTGATCCTGTCGGCCTGGGGTCACCAGGTGACCGTGAAGAGCGCGAGCGACCCCGAGGTGAACAAGTTCTTCGCCGCCTACGTCCAGGGTCCGCAGACACCGGAGCCGGGCGCCGCCTGCACCAACGGGGCGATGTAG
- a CDS encoding DUF305 domain-containing protein — MTRQRIGLIAGAAAAVLVAAGAITYAVAEDSGGSTQLTVPGAESADAGFARDMAVHHQQAVEMSYIVRDRTGNAEVRRLAYDIAQTQANQRGMLLGWLDLWQLPKVSANPPMTWMGMGDMPERGDGSLMPGMATNTELRKLQALNGKQAEILYLQLMTDHHKGGIHMAEGCVAKCTVGVEKRLAQGMVDAQQSELQVMAGMLKERGAKPRS; from the coding sequence GTGACCCGGCAGCGCATCGGCCTGATCGCCGGAGCCGCGGCGGCGGTGCTCGTCGCGGCCGGCGCGATCACGTACGCGGTCGCGGAGGACTCCGGCGGCTCCACGCAGTTGACGGTGCCGGGCGCGGAGTCGGCCGACGCCGGGTTCGCGCGGGACATGGCCGTGCACCACCAGCAGGCCGTGGAGATGTCGTACATCGTGCGCGACCGGACCGGCAACGCAGAGGTGCGCCGGCTCGCCTACGACATCGCGCAGACGCAGGCCAACCAGCGCGGCATGCTGCTCGGCTGGCTCGATCTGTGGCAGCTGCCGAAGGTGTCGGCGAACCCGCCGATGACCTGGATGGGCATGGGCGACATGCCCGAGCGCGGGGACGGCTCGCTGATGCCGGGGATGGCGACGAACACGGAGCTGAGGAAGCTCCAGGCGCTGAACGGCAAGCAGGCCGAGATCCTCTATCTCCAGCTGATGACGGACCATCACAAGGGCGGTATCCACATGGCCGAGGGGTGTGTGGCCAAGTGCACCGTCGGCGTGGAGAAGCGGCTCGCGCAGGGCATGGTCGACGCCCAGCAGTCGGAGCTTCAGGTGATGGCGGGGATGCTCAAGGAACGGGGCGCGAAGCCGCGTTCGTGA